A DNA window from Rossellomorea marisflavi contains the following coding sequences:
- a CDS encoding IS110 family transposase produces the protein MHDNRNERINQISEDTLVIGVDIAKCVHYACAVDERGREVKKSFSFRQSRQGFETFYATILKVMESHQKKNVVVGFEPTGHYWMNLSSYLTDRGIRFVLVNPLHVKQTKELDDNLQSKNDPKDARVIAKMIPQGYYSIPRDMTPIEAELRHGSAFRARLKKQGASTQNRIKRWIDLYFPEFISVYKSIGMNASTVLSSYPLPEDLVREDPEKLLENLRNLGGKHFSVKNLTKLLDVAATSIGYQESPEMARAEIQILLTQMKLLEEQLVSIEKQLVTLAKQMTDFDLFLSVPGIGENTVVEILSEIGAFSHYKSPRQILKLAGLTLVTNSSGKKEGNKRLSKRGRKRLRSLIYKAIFPILHAIPAFRSLYNYYSEHREHPVAKKEALLILCRKLIQVLHGLSKRGETFNEERMVADISFFGNQEAA, from the coding sequence ATGCATGATAATCGAAATGAACGCATTAATCAAATTTCTGAGGACACATTGGTGATTGGCGTCGACATCGCCAAGTGTGTACATTATGCCTGCGCAGTGGATGAACGAGGTAGGGAGGTCAAGAAAAGCTTCTCATTCCGTCAGTCCAGACAAGGCTTTGAAACCTTTTACGCTACCATCCTAAAGGTGATGGAATCTCATCAAAAGAAGAATGTAGTCGTTGGATTTGAACCTACCGGTCATTACTGGATGAATTTATCCTCGTACCTTACGGATCGGGGCATTCGCTTTGTTCTCGTCAACCCTCTCCATGTGAAGCAAACCAAAGAATTGGATGACAACCTACAGAGTAAAAACGATCCGAAAGACGCTCGTGTCATTGCCAAGATGATACCGCAAGGCTATTACAGTATTCCTCGTGACATGACTCCTATTGAAGCAGAGTTGCGTCATGGATCGGCATTTAGGGCTCGTCTGAAAAAACAAGGAGCGTCGACTCAAAACCGGATCAAGCGATGGATTGATCTATACTTCCCTGAGTTTATTTCGGTTTATAAGTCCATTGGAATGAACGCCTCCACTGTTCTTTCTTCTTATCCTCTTCCGGAAGACCTTGTGAGAGAAGATCCTGAGAAGCTCTTGGAAAACCTCAGGAACCTGGGGGGGAAGCATTTCTCGGTTAAAAACCTTACTAAGCTTCTTGATGTCGCGGCCACATCTATTGGCTATCAGGAGAGTCCTGAAATGGCACGGGCAGAGATCCAAATTCTATTGACACAGATGAAGCTGCTTGAAGAACAACTGGTAAGCATAGAAAAGCAGTTAGTGACGTTGGCGAAACAGATGACAGATTTCGATCTGTTCCTTTCGGTCCCTGGTATTGGAGAAAACACCGTAGTAGAGATCCTTTCAGAAATAGGAGCCTTTTCACACTATAAGAGTCCACGCCAAATCCTAAAATTAGCGGGTCTTACGTTAGTCACCAATTCCTCGGGAAAAAAAGAAGGGAACAAGCGATTGTCTAAACGCGGGCGGAAACGGCTACGCTCCTTGATATATAAGGCGATTTTCCCGATTTTACACGCCATACCAGCGTTTCGGTCCCTGTACAATTACTATAGTGAACATCGCGAACACCCCGTCGCTAAGAAAGAAGCGTTGTTAATCCTATGTCGGAAATTGATTCAAGTCCTTCATGGTTTAAGCAAAAGGGGCGAAACATTCAATGAAGAGCGTATGGTAGCTGATATCTCCTTCTTTGGTAATCAAGAAGCTGCGTAA
- a CDS encoding sigma-54 interaction domain-containing protein, translated as MLEREKRLYMYEVVAHHLESGVHVIDSTGRTVIYNDKMKEIEGMEVEDVLDKNLLDVFQFHSEEESTLLQVLHTGTPTLNVKQTYFNSNGVEITTINDTYPIHFDDYIIGAVEIARDVTSLEKMMKDHVHKQPAPPSFHRIVGSHPRIQEALSAGKKAALSTTPILICGEIGTGKEMLARSIHCDGVRKDAPFIKQDCASMPGEDLTMILFGTGSKGGVMKEASGGSILFDELNAMPLHVQEQLLDLMDSSSFPDVRLMATVNEDPIDAVADGRLLKALYYRFSSASFFIPPLRNRLEDLHDLVSSFLDRFNHHYARNVTGISTEVEGTFRKYDWPGNVRELEHVLEGAYQLIGSHKVIGFNHLPFGFRQRIHHSPVADDHQGDSDFLHQSGSEPKPLEVFMEEAETYYIQKAMKHHQFNITKTAKALGMSRQNLQYRIRKYGIERGGF; from the coding sequence TTGCTCGAACGTGAGAAACGCCTATATATGTATGAAGTCGTGGCCCATCACCTCGAGTCAGGGGTCCACGTCATCGATTCAACCGGCCGGACCGTGATCTATAACGATAAAATGAAGGAAATCGAAGGTATGGAGGTCGAGGATGTATTGGATAAAAATCTCCTCGATGTCTTTCAATTTCACTCAGAAGAAGAAAGCACCCTTCTTCAGGTACTCCACACAGGGACACCGACGCTGAACGTAAAGCAAACCTATTTCAATAGCAATGGCGTGGAAATCACCACCATCAACGACACGTATCCGATTCACTTTGATGATTACATCATCGGTGCCGTTGAAATTGCACGGGATGTGACAAGCCTGGAAAAAATGATGAAGGACCATGTTCACAAACAGCCGGCTCCCCCTTCGTTTCACCGGATCGTCGGGTCCCATCCGCGCATTCAGGAAGCACTCTCCGCCGGGAAGAAAGCCGCTCTATCCACGACTCCCATCCTCATTTGTGGCGAAATCGGTACGGGTAAGGAAATGTTGGCCCGCTCCATCCACTGTGATGGCGTACGGAAGGATGCCCCGTTCATCAAACAGGATTGTGCGTCCATGCCTGGCGAAGATCTTACGATGATCCTTTTTGGTACCGGTTCCAAAGGCGGGGTGATGAAAGAAGCCTCAGGCGGATCGATCCTATTCGATGAACTGAATGCCATGCCCCTCCACGTTCAGGAACAATTACTCGACCTGATGGACAGCAGCTCATTCCCTGATGTCCGCCTCATGGCCACGGTCAATGAAGATCCGATCGACGCAGTGGCAGACGGCAGGCTGTTGAAGGCGCTATATTATCGGTTCAGCTCCGCCTCCTTTTTCATCCCTCCCCTCCGGAACAGGCTGGAGGATCTGCACGACCTTGTATCGAGCTTCCTTGATCGATTCAATCATCACTACGCCAGGAATGTCACGGGCATTTCCACAGAGGTGGAGGGGACGTTCCGTAAATATGACTGGCCCGGGAACGTGAGGGAGCTCGAGCACGTGCTTGAAGGAGCGTATCAGCTCATCGGTTCCCATAAGGTAATCGGTTTTAATCATCTTCCATTCGGGTTCAGGCAGCGGATCCATCATTCTCCCGTCGCTGATGACCACCAGGGCGACTCCGACTTCCTCCATCAGTCAGGGAGTGAGCCTAAACCCCTTGAGGTCTTCATGGAAGAAGCCGAGACGTACTATATTCAAAAGGCCATGAAGCACCACCAATTCAATATCACCAAGACCGCCAAGGCACTTGGGATGAGCAGGCAGAATCTTCAGTACAGAATCCGCAAATACGGCATCGAGCGCGGGGGATTTTGA